From the Verrucomicrobiia bacterium genome, one window contains:
- a CDS encoding efflux RND transporter periplasmic adaptor subunit produces the protein MTNKQKKWLWGGAVLLLLALAIPKVLSLSKSSGRTGGGGGGGELSVRSVVVSPRPLEEVVRSIGTLSANEEVELRSERSGKIQKIYFREGGAVKAGDLLVKIDDSELSAQLARAEQRRKLAEQLEERQKVLLEKGGVSREEYDRILTELNTLKAEEQLIRVQVEKTEIKAPFDGIIGLRYASEGSYVTSSDRLATLQDLGSLKIDFSIPEKYARQVKPGDKILFTIAGAERQFAGTVFAVEPKVDPATRTLPVRARASNVNRALMPGGFANVELVLRQERAIMVPAGAVIPDIKGHKVFLYKGGKAEAREVQVGLRTADEVEIAAGISPGDTVLTSGLLQLRPGAAVRLSGEAAN, from the coding sequence TTGACGAATAAACAAAAAAAATGGCTGTGGGGAGGGGCGGTTCTGCTTCTTCTGGCCTTGGCCATCCCGAAGGTGCTTTCGCTTTCAAAATCGTCGGGCCGCACGGGGGGCGGCGGAGGCGGGGGGGAGTTGTCCGTGCGCAGCGTGGTCGTTTCCCCCCGGCCTCTGGAGGAGGTGGTGCGGTCCATCGGCACCCTTTCGGCCAACGAAGAAGTTGAACTTCGGAGCGAGCGCTCCGGAAAAATCCAAAAGATTTATTTTCGGGAGGGAGGCGCGGTAAAGGCCGGGGATCTCCTGGTCAAAATCGACGATTCGGAGCTTTCGGCCCAATTGGCGCGGGCCGAGCAACGCCGGAAGCTGGCGGAACAGCTGGAGGAGCGGCAGAAGGTGCTTTTGGAAAAAGGGGGGGTGAGCCGGGAGGAGTACGACCGCATCTTAACGGAGCTGAACACGCTCAAAGCCGAGGAGCAGCTCATCCGGGTGCAGGTGGAAAAGACCGAAATCAAAGCGCCGTTCGACGGCATAATCGGGCTGCGCTACGCCTCGGAAGGGAGCTACGTCACCTCGTCCGACCGGCTGGCGACTCTGCAGGATTTGGGTTCGCTCAAAATAGATTTCTCGATACCGGAAAAATACGCACGGCAGGTGAAACCGGGGGATAAAATCCTTTTCACCATCGCCGGAGCGGAGCGGCAGTTTGCCGGGACGGTTTTTGCCGTGGAACCGAAAGTGGATCCGGCCACCCGGACGCTCCCGGTGCGGGCGCGGGCCTCCAACGTGAACCGGGCCTTGATGCCGGGGGGGTTTGCCAACGTGGAGCTGGTTTTGCGTCAGGAGCGGGCGATTATGGTTCCGGCCGGGGCGGTCATTCCGGATATCAAGGGGCACAAAGTTTTTCTCTACAAGGGGGGAAAGGCGGAGGCGCGGGAGGTGCAAGTGGGGCTGCGCACCGCCGATGAAGTGGAAATCGCCGCCGGCATTTCCCCCGGGGACACGGTTCTTACCAGCGGACTTTTGCAGCTTCGTCCCGGCGCGGCCGTCCGCTTGAGCGGCGAGGCAGCGAACTAA